One region of Candidatus Neomarinimicrobiota bacterium genomic DNA includes:
- a CDS encoding GNAT family N-acetyltransferase — protein MIRIVVDDIYSLRSFRWEDKARLVAFANNEKVARNLRDGFPHPYTDETAEQWLDTAIEHLSNSVFVIAQNDLLIGGTGYHPRDDVYRYSAEIGYWLGEPYWGQDIVTRCVGKLVGWIFTNTECLRLFAGVFSNNPASVRVLEKNGFRLEGRLRQAVVKQGVVLDELRHALLREEWLTRKIN, from the coding sequence ATGATTCGAATTGTTGTAGATGATATTTACAGTCTGCGCAGTTTCCGCTGGGAAGATAAAGCGCGTCTGGTGGCATTCGCCAACAATGAAAAGGTCGCACGAAATCTTAGGGATGGATTTCCACATCCTTATACGGATGAGACGGCAGAACAGTGGCTGGATACCGCCATTGAACATCTGTCCAATTCAGTTTTTGTGATTGCCCAGAATGATTTGCTTATCGGTGGCACCGGGTATCATCCCCGGGATGATGTCTATCGGTACAGCGCAGAAATCGGGTACTGGTTGGGTGAGCCGTATTGGGGGCAGGATATTGTGACGCGGTGTGTGGGTAAATTGGTGGGCTGGATCTTCACCAACACTGAATGTTTACGCTTATTTGCAGGTGTTTTTTCCAATAATCCCGCTTCCGTCCGGGTATTGGAAAAGAATGGTTTTCGTCTGGAGGGGCGGCTGCGTCAGGCCGTTGTTAAACAGGGAGTGGTTTTAGATGAACTCCGGCATGCGCTGTTGCGGGAGGAGTGGCTAACCCGAA